One Nitrososphaerota archaeon genomic window carries:
- a CDS encoding sulfite exporter TauE/SafE family protein, producing MDANIVLLLAVIFSFLIAFVFSMFGQGGGSVYSPLLLVLGYAGIIATSTSLVLNLITSVSAGYIFYRRKMIDFRMSFLYVPGICVGAFVGGALAKFVNTTVLMWLFVIFLLGLGARMIYSYWEKKKGEEKPPEGLPIATHVLIVLFSFGVGFISGLLGVGGGVFIVPFIVYVCKYPTKFAAGSSHLIISFSALSGILGHAAFHSLDILLISVTSIGVFIGGILGAKTSMRFKAGAIRSGLGLIMWVLAAQLLLKLLGYL from the coding sequence ATGGATGCCAATATTGTGCTTCTCCTCGCAGTCATCTTTAGCTTTCTAATAGCTTTCGTGTTCTCGATGTTTGGGCAAGGCGGCGGGTCAGTATACTCGCCTTTGCTACTCGTTCTCGGTTACGCTGGCATTATCGCCACCTCCACCTCTTTGGTGTTGAATCTGATAACATCTGTGTCTGCGGGCTATATCTTCTACCGTCGCAAGATGATTGACTTCAGAATGTCATTCCTATACGTTCCAGGTATCTGCGTCGGAGCCTTTGTAGGAGGAGCTTTAGCCAAATTTGTTAATACCACCGTTTTGATGTGGTTATTCGTGATTTTCCTGCTCGGTCTCGGAGCGAGAATGATCTATAGTTATTGGGAAAAGAAAAAGGGTGAAGAAAAGCCTCCGGAAGGCCTGCCAATTGCCACGCATGTGCTTATCGTGCTTTTCAGTTTCGGAGTCGGATTTATCTCCGGACTGCTAGGAGTTGGCGGCGGTGTATTTATAGTTCCTTTTATTGTCTACGTCTGCAAGTATCCGACAAAGTTCGCGGCTGGGTCCTCGCATCTGATTATATCCTTCTCAGCACTTTCCGGTATATTAGGCCACGCAGCATTCCACAGCCTCGATATTCTTCTAATTTCAGTGACAAGCATTGGTGTTTTTATTGGTGGAATTCTTGGAGCAAAAACCAGCATGAGGTTCAAAGCTGGCGCGATAAGATCCGGACTCGGTCTCATAATGTGGGTACTTGCAGCCCAGCTCTTACTAAAACTGCTAGGATATTTGTGA
- a CDS encoding ATP-NAD kinase family protein, giving the protein MVELSFDRHSHSSFSPQRAKEFLSELRRLDFKSQLVGYDGKMGGDEAKEIGIDFKALSSVNRSKTTAEDTKRAVKDCINEGVGLIVFVGGDGTARDVLDAIKEGVPVIGVPSGVKMYSAVFAATPRAAARLVYEYLRGRVAARLSEVLDVDEEKYRLGALSIKLYGYLLTLSDPILLQASKMPTVITEDELENQKAIARRVVQDMVDDVIYILGSGTTTKAVADLLGLPKTLLGVDVIKKDRVIVKDSNEAQTLEAIKGKKARIIVSPIGRQGYIFGRGNQQISPEVIKLVGKSGITVVATRGKISTLDSLRVDTGDPQLDQELEGYYKVIIDYNESQVIRCIA; this is encoded by the coding sequence ATCGTAGAACTCAGTTTTGACCGACACTCGCACAGCTCCTTTTCCCCGCAAAGAGCCAAAGAATTCCTGAGCGAGCTTAGGAGGCTAGACTTCAAATCGCAGCTAGTGGGTTATGACGGAAAGATGGGGGGAGATGAGGCTAAAGAGATAGGAATTGACTTTAAGGCTTTATCTTCGGTAAATCGCTCTAAGACTACTGCTGAGGATACAAAGCGTGCTGTAAAAGATTGTATAAATGAAGGCGTTGGCTTGATTGTTTTTGTAGGCGGGGATGGCACAGCAAGAGATGTTCTAGATGCTATCAAAGAGGGCGTGCCAGTGATAGGTGTGCCTTCTGGTGTTAAGATGTATTCAGCTGTCTTCGCAGCTACACCAAGAGCCGCTGCTAGATTGGTTTACGAGTACCTTAGAGGTAGAGTAGCGGCTAGGTTAAGTGAGGTTCTTGATGTTGATGAGGAGAAGTATAGGTTAGGTGCGCTTTCGATCAAACTCTATGGTTATCTCCTAACATTATCAGACCCCATCCTTCTACAAGCTTCTAAGATGCCTACTGTAATTACTGAAGACGAATTGGAAAATCAAAAGGCGATAGCGAGGAGAGTTGTCCAAGATATGGTTGATGATGTGATCTACATACTTGGCTCCGGCACAACAACTAAAGCTGTAGCAGATCTACTTGGGCTACCTAAAACACTTCTCGGAGTTGATGTGATAAAGAAAGATAGAGTTATAGTTAAAGATTCTAATGAGGCGCAGACTCTTGAGGCGATAAAAGGGAAGAAGGCTAGAATAATCGTTTCGCCTATAGGGCGCCAAGGCTACATCTTCGGGAGAGGAAACCAGCAGATAAGCCCAGAAGTTATAAAGTTAGTTGGTAAAAGCGGTATAACAGTTGTAGCTACTAGAGGAAAGATATCTACACTGGACTCCTTAAGGGTTGATACAGGGGATCCTCAGCTAGACCAAGAGCTTGAAGGATACTATAAAGTCATAATTGACTACAACGAGAGCCAAGTCATAAGGTGCATTGCATAA